The Planctomycetota bacterium DNA segment CCCCACGGGCGCACAGGACCGGCTATTTCAGAAGGTAAATGCGATGGTTCCATAAAGCCCACCGGACCCCATCGACCGCCAGGGCGTCCAGCCGTTCGCGGTACGTCCGCCCGCCGGACCGCGCACCGCTCGCCCAGGCGTTCCGGGACGGCACGACCTCGAAGCCCAGACGCGCCGCCAACTGTTCCGCCAACTCCGACACCGTCCAGGGTCTCTCTTCCGGCACGTTCCCGTCCAGCGCGGCCAGCCGCCCGACGTACGACGCGCGGGTTCGCCCCCTCTGATTCCGCAGCGCTTCCGTCCAGGACGCAGGCCCGAACACGATCCGACGATCGCCATCCACCGCCCAGCTCACGCCGGCGGCCGTCGCCAGCCATGAAACATAATCCTCCAGCGTCCCTTCGCGTGCCGAAAGGGCGCCTTTCAACGGCGCGTCCCAGGTCAGCCCCTGCTCCTTGAGGCGGAACTCGTCGATTTCCACGTAGAGTTTTGAGCCCGAGGCTTGAAGCATCCGACGAAGCTGCACGACGGCCTCGAAAAGGTTCCGCGGGTCCGCAGGAAACACGAGGCGACGGGAGGAAAGTTCCAATTCCACCGGCACGGCCGGATCCGATCCGCTCCAGCCTTCGCGGAGCCGCCTGCCGACTTCCTCCAGTTCTTCCAGACGATCCCGAATCTTCCGCGCCCGTTGCAGCTCGGGATCCTCCCTTTTCCCTTTCGGCCCCACGCTGAGCGCGCCGTCCGGCTCCAAGCGGAAAGACAGTCCGTTGTCCGCCAGCATCCTTTCCAGGAGACGATCCCCCGGCTCGAAGCCCATGCGGCTGCCGATGCGGAACTGCACGCGCCCTCCCGCCACCCCCGGCTCCCCGCGGATGACGATCCCCAGCTCTCCCGAAAGGGCCGTCAGAAAGCTCAATAGATCGGAATCCCGGAACCGCCTGCACACCGCGAGAATCTTGGCGAAGGCCTCCCGCGACGTCAGCCGTTCCCAACAAGACCTCATCGCGGCGGTCCAGGACGGCGGGGGATGTTCGAGCGGATACGCAGGAGTCCCGGGGTCCGGGACGAGCGCGGCCAACGCGCACCAATCGTCATAGGTCATACAACGCAACGTCGGGGGATCTTCGAGCGGATCCGCGGGGACAGGAGCGCCGGGCCGTTGGGGGGCGCCCACGGCCTGGGCAGGGGACCCCGGGGGACGCCGAAGGAACGCCGCCGCCAGAATGCCGAGCGCCAGAAGTCCCACGAGGAGCACGCCCTTCATGGTTCATTCCCTCCGACTCGTCGCCGGGGATTAGACGAGCCCGGAGGGGGCCCGGTTCCCGGCGGCCTCACGGAGGGCTCAGGCGGGCGACGATCCCAACCAGTTCCGCCGCCAGGCGCTCGACCGCTTCCCGGCGCTTGGGATCGCGGAGGGCGCCTTCGGGCGTGAACGCTTCCGCCGCCTGCGGCACCGTCACCTGGTCGGGCAGAACGAGCACCTTGATGTTTCCCAGAATCGAACGCAGGGCCGCCAGGCCCCGGACGCCGCCCAGCGCTCCGGTCGAGGCCGACAGAAGCGCGGCGACTTTCCCCTGGAAACACGCCAGCGGCGGCTCCCCCGGCTGCGGCCGGGACACCCAGTCGATCGCGTTCTTGAGAACGCCGGAAACGGAGCTGTTGTACTCCGGCGAGGCGATCAGAAGCCCCCGATGCGCCCGGAACATCGCCCGCAGCCGGTGCGCGTTCTCGGGCAATCCTTCCCGCGCCTCGAGGTCCCCGTCGTAGAGCGGAAGCGGAAAGTCCCGCAGGTCGATCTCCGTGACTTCCCCGCCGGCCCGCCGTGCCGCCTCAACGGCCGGCCGGAGGAGCATCCGGTTGAACGACCCGGCGCGCGTGCTTCCGGCGAACGCGAGAATTTTCGGCGCGGCCACGCGATCACTCCCCGATCACCTTGACGAGGACGCGCTTGCGTCGGCGTCCGTCGAACTCGCCGTAGAAAATCTGCTCCCAGGGACCGAAATCCAGCCGGCCCTCCGTGATCGCCACGACGACCTCCCGTCCGAAGAGCTGCCTCTTGAGATGCGCGTCCGCGTTGTCCTCCCCCGTGTCGTTGTGGCGCCAGCGGGACGTGGGCGCGTACGGACAAAGCCCCTCCAGGAACTTCCGGAAGTCCTCATGCAGCCCCCGCTCGTCGTCGTTGATGAAGACGCTGGCGGTGATGTGCATGGCGTTGACGAGGACGAGCCCCTCCCGGACGCCGCTCTTGCGCACGGCCTCTTCGACCTGCGGGGTGATGTTGACGAACTCGACCCGCTCGCGCGTCTCGAACCAGAGATACTCCCGATAGGATTTCACCGGGCCTCCGGACCCGTTCCGCTCACCCAGGCTTTGCCGCCGCCGGCGTAGAACTCCTCTTTCCAGATGGGGGCGGTCTTCTTGAGCTCCTCGATGACGAACCGGCAGGCCTCGAACGCCTCCGCCCGGTGGGGGGCGGAAACCGCCACGATCACGCTCGCCTCGCCCACCTCCAGGCGCCCCACGCGGTGGACCACATGGATCTCGCCGACGGGCCACCGGCCGCGCGCCTCGCGGGCGATCCGGGCGAATTCCTTTTCGGCCATCTCGGAGAACGCGGTGTAGGACAGGCGCTCCACGCGACGCCCTTCGTGATGATCGCGCACCGTCCCGAGAAACACGGCCACCGCGCCGCAGTCCGGCCGCCGCACGGCGGCCCATGCCTCGTCCAGGGAAAGAGGATCCGTCGTGACCTTGAACATCAACCGCCTCCCACCGGCGGGATGAGACTGACGACGTCCCCCTCGCGCACCGGAGCATCGAGCTCGGCGTAGTCCGTATTGACGGCGTAGCGGACGGCCCGGTCGAGCCGAAGTCCGGGAAGCTTCCGCGCGACCGCGGCGGCGACGTCGGCGACCGTCGAGCCGTCTACGGAAACCTCCAGCTGCGAGAGGCCCGCCCGCTCCGCGAGCGGACCGAAAAGCCGGACCGTGAGCTTCATGGCGATCCGTGGTGAGCCCGCGCGCAGGCGCCCACGATCCCATACTCAACGCCGTGGGCGTTGAACAACGCGAGCATGTCTCTGAAGTCGGGCTGAGCTTCCATGCCGTTCTCTTCGCAGAAGCTCCACGGACGCGATCCGCTCCTGCGGAAAGCCGCTCAACCAGCAGGCCAGATCCTCCCGGACCGCCTCCGGATCCCCCAGCCGGCGCTTACGGACGATCTTTTCGATCACCGGGTCATCCTAACCCAATCCGCCGGAGGGAGTCAATTCGGCCTCCCCGAGGTCTCGGCGGCCTTGACCCCGCGGCGCGCCGAAGCATAGAATCATGCCTCGCCGAAACGGGAGGGAGGGGGGATTCGAACTCCCCCGGTTCGAACCTTTAAGGTAGGGAAGGGTGTTCGCGTGAAGTCGCTCCTGGCGCTTCCGGTGGCGGGCTCGGGCCACACCTTGGGTCTCGTCATCATGTACGTCTACTTCGCGGTGCTCGGGCTTCTCTGCCTCTACGGACTGCACCGCTACATCATGGTCTATCTCTACTACCGCCACGCGCGGCGCGCGCCCCGGATCACGAAGACGTTCGACTCCCTCCCCGCCGTGACCGTTCAGCTGCCGATCTACAACGAACTCTACGTCGCCGAGCGCCTCATCGACGCCGCCTGCGCGATCGACTATCCCCGCGACCGCCTTCAGATCCAGGTCCTGGACGACTCGACCGACGAGACCCGCGACGTCGCGCGCCGCAAAGTCGAGGAGTGGCGCGCCCGGGGCGTCGACATCGACTACATCCACCGGGCGGACCGGACGGGGTACAAGGCCGGCGCCCTCGACCACGGACTTAAGACCGCGCGGGGCGAATTCGTCGCCATCTTCGACGCGGACTTCGTCCCCAACGCGGACTTCCTCCACCGCACCGTGCACTACTTCACCGACCCCAAGGTCGGCTGCGTCCAGGCGCGCTGGGGACATCTCAACAAGGACTACTCGCTTCTGACGCGGCTCCAGTCCATTTTCCTCGACGGCCATTTCGTGATGGAGCACGCGGCGCGGAACCGTTCCGGCCGCTTCTTCAACTTCTCGGGCACGGCGGGCATCTGGAGAAAATCCGCCATCGACGACGCCGGGGGCTGGCAGCACGACACCCTTACCGAGGACCTCGACCTCAGCTTCCGCGCCCAGATCCGCGGCTGGAAGTTCGTCTTCGTGCCCGACGTCGTCACTCCCGCGGAACTCCCCGTCGAGATGAACGGCTTCAAGAGCCAGCAGCACCGATGGGTCAAGGGCTCCATCCAGACCTCGAAGAAGCTCCTCAAGGACGTCGTCCGCGCGCCCATCCCGCTGCACGTCAAGGCGGAAGGAATCCTCCACCTGACGGGGAACACCGCCTATCTCCTCACCCTCTTCCTCGCGCTCATCATGTTTCCCGTGACCTACTTCCGCCCGAAGCTCGAGATGCAGACGAGCGTCGTCCTGGAGCTCGTGGTCTTCGCTCTGGCGACCTTCTCCGTCTGCGTCTTCTACCTCTGCTCGCAGGCGGAGCTCTACGGGTGGCGGGGCGTTCTCGGCACGATCTTCTACACGCCGATGCTCCTCTGCGTGGGCATCGGCATGTGCCTCTCGAACGCGCGGGCCGTGATCGAGGGGTTCCTGACCCGCGGGGGCGAGTTCGTCCGGACGCCCAAGTACGCCATCCGCCGCGGCGGGGACACCTTCGTGGGCAAGAAATACAAGGTGTCCCTGAAGAAAGTCCTGCCGTTCCTGGAACTCCTCCTGGGGGCGGGCTTCGGCTGGGTGATTTACTACTCCTTCCGGCACGGGATGTACGGCGCGATCCCCTTCCAGGCGCTCTTCCTCGTCGGCTTCCTCTACGTGGCGCTCCTCTCCCTCTTCCAGGGGCGCCTGATGTCGCGCTGACGGACGCCGCCCTTGGCGCGCCCCGCCGGAGAACCTACAATCCCCGGGACATGAAGATCCTCCTCACCGGAGGCGCGGGCTTCATCGGCTCGCACCTTCTCGAGCGGCTCCTGGCGCGCGGCGACGACGTCGCGGTCCTCGACGACTTCAACGACTACTACGACCCCGCCGTCAAGCGCCGGAACCTTCCGGCGCGCGGCGGGTTCCGGCTCTACGAACGGGACATCCGCGACGCCGCCGACGTCGTCGCCGCCGAGCGCCCCGATGCGGTCGTGCATCTGGCGGCCCGGGCGGGCGTGCGCCCTTCCCTCGAAAACCCGGCGCTCTACGAATCCGTCAACGTCGGAGGCACGCTCGCGCTCCTTGAAGCCTGCCGCCGCGCGGGCGTCGGCCGCTTCCTCTTCGCCTCGAGCTCCTCCGTCTACGGCGACGCGCCCGTCCCCTTCCGCGAGGACTTCGAACCCCTCGAGCCCGTCTCCCCCTACGGAGTCACCAAGCTCCTCGGCGAACATTACGTGCGGATCTACGCGCGCCTCCACGGGATCCGCGCCACCTGCCTGCGCTTCTTCACGGTGTACGGCCCCCGCCAGCGGCCCGACATGGCCATCCCCAAGTTCACCGCCGCCCTCCTCCGGGGGGAGGAAATCCCCTTCTACGGCGACGGGTCCACGGAGCGCGACTACACGTACATCACCGACATCCTCCAGGGGATCCTCGCGGCGCTCGACCGCCCCGAGCCTTTCGAGGTCTACAATCTCGGAGAGTCCCGCACGGTGTCGCTGGCCCGTCTCGTCGAGCTTCTCGGAGAGCTGACCGGCCGCGTCCCCCGCCTGAGGCGCCTCCCCGAGCAGCCCGGGGACGCGCGGCGCACCTTCGCCTCGATCGAGAAAGCCCGCGCGCGGCTGGGATACGCCCCGCGCGTGCCCCTCGAAGAAGGCCTGCGGGAATTCGTGCGCTGGTACCGGGAACGGGCCTGACGGGCGCCCTCACAGCGTCGGCAGATACCGCTCCACCTCGAACTGCGTGACGTGGGTCCGGAAGTCGTTCCACTCGATCTTCTTGGACTCGATCAGATTCTGAAAGACGTGGTCGCCGAGGGTCCGCCGGAGAAGCTCGCTCGCCTCCGCGGCGTGAATCGCCTCGATCAGGCTTCCGGGAAGCTCCCGGATCCCCAGTTCCTTGCGCCGCTCGGCGGAAAGCGCGTAGACGTTCTCGTCCGAGGGCGGGGGACAGGCGTATCCTTTCTCCACCCCCTCCAGTCCCGCCGCCAGCATCGCCGCGAAGGCCAGATACGGGTTCGCCGCCGGGTCGGGCGCCCGGAACTCGACCCGCGTGGTCTTGCGCCCCAGGGGCACCCTCAGGAGATCCGCGCGGTTGCGCGTGGCCCAGGTGATGTAGACCGGCGCCTCGTGGCCGGGCACGAGACGCTTGTAGGAATTGACCGTGGGGTTGGTCACGAGCGCGATCTCCGGCGCGTGGGTCATGAGCCCGGCGATGAACCGCCGCGCCGTGTCCGACAGGCCGTGGCGGTCCCGGATCTCGTAAAAGGCGCTCTTGCCGCCTTTCTGGAGCGACTGATGAACGTGCATGCCGCTGCCGTTCTGGCCGTTGAGCGGCTTGGGCATGAACGTGGCGTAGACCCCGTGGCGCTGGGCCACGTACTTGACGAGATACCGCGCGGTGATCACGTGGTCCGCCTGCCGCAGCGCCTCCGCCTCCCGCAGGTCGATCTCCTGCTGTCCCACGGCCCCCTCGTGGTGGGCGAAGTCGGCCTCGATGCCCACCTGCTGAAACGCCTGCAGGGTGTCCCGCCGAAGCGCCAGCGCCGCCTCGCGCGGAATCGCGTCGAAGTAGCCGCCCCG contains these protein-coding regions:
- a CDS encoding glutamine synthetase family protein, with the translated sequence MPKDVNAVFSEIKAQNVALVEVWFTDILGNLKSITIPVERLPHAFEEGVPFDGSAIEGFTRVDESDMVAWPDASTFAVLPQGVGRMIADIKTVDGAPFEGDPRFVLKKTLERAARQGYAYLVAPELEYFVFRSPQAPEPVDRGGYFDAIPREAALALRRDTLQAFQQVGIEADFAHHEGAVGQQEIDLREAEALRQADHVITARYLVKYVAQRHGVYATFMPKPLNGQNGSGMHVHQSLQKGGKSAFYEIRDRHGLSDTARRFIAGLMTHAPEIALVTNPTVNSYKRLVPGHEAPVYITWATRNRADLLRVPLGRKTTRVEFRAPDPAANPYLAFAAMLAAGLEGVEKGYACPPPSDENVYALSAERRKELGIRELPGSLIEAIHAAEASELLRRTLGDHVFQNLIESKKIEWNDFRTHVTQFEVERYLPTL
- a CDS encoding NAD-dependent epimerase/dehydratase family protein — its product is MKILLTGGAGFIGSHLLERLLARGDDVAVLDDFNDYYDPAVKRRNLPARGGFRLYERDIRDAADVVAAERPDAVVHLAARAGVRPSLENPALYESVNVGGTLALLEACRRAGVGRFLFASSSSVYGDAPVPFREDFEPLEPVSPYGVTKLLGEHYVRIYARLHGIRATCLRFFTVYGPRQRPDMAIPKFTAALLRGEEIPFYGDGSTERDYTYITDILQGILAALDRPEPFEVYNLGESRTVSLARLVELLGELTGRVPRLRRLPEQPGDARRTFASIEKARARLGYAPRVPLEEGLREFVRWYRERA
- a CDS encoding cellulose synthase family protein; this translates as MKSLLALPVAGSGHTLGLVIMYVYFAVLGLLCLYGLHRYIMVYLYYRHARRAPRITKTFDSLPAVTVQLPIYNELYVAERLIDAACAIDYPRDRLQIQVLDDSTDETRDVARRKVEEWRARGVDIDYIHRADRTGYKAGALDHGLKTARGEFVAIFDADFVPNADFLHRTVHYFTDPKVGCVQARWGHLNKDYSLLTRLQSIFLDGHFVMEHAARNRSGRFFNFSGTAGIWRKSAIDDAGGWQHDTLTEDLDLSFRAQIRGWKFVFVPDVVTPAELPVEMNGFKSQQHRWVKGSIQTSKKLLKDVVRAPIPLHVKAEGILHLTGNTAYLLTLFLALIMFPVTYFRPKLEMQTSVVLELVVFALATFSVCVFYLCSQAELYGWRGVLGTIFYTPMLLCVGIGMCLSNARAVIEGFLTRGGEFVRTPKYAIRRGGDTFVGKKYKVSLKKVLPFLELLLGAGFGWVIYYSFRHGMYGAIPFQALFLVGFLYVALLSLFQGRLMSR
- a CDS encoding NAD(P)H-dependent oxidoreductase, yielding MAAPKILAFAGSTRAGSFNRMLLRPAVEAARRAGGEVTEIDLRDFPLPLYDGDLEAREGLPENAHRLRAMFRAHRGLLIASPEYNSSVSGVLKNAIDWVSRPQPGEPPLACFQGKVAALLSASTGALGGVRGLAALRSILGNIKVLVLPDQVTVPQAAEAFTPEGALRDPKRREAVERLAAELVGIVARLSPP
- a CDS encoding molybdenum cofactor biosynthesis protein MoaE, which encodes MFKVTTDPLSLDEAWAAVRRPDCGAVAVFLGTVRDHHEGRRVERLSYTAFSEMAEKEFARIAREARGRWPVGEIHVVHRVGRLEVGEASVIVAVSAPHRAEAFEACRFVIEELKKTAPIWKEEFYAGGGKAWVSGTGPEAR
- a CDS encoding secondary thiamine-phosphate synthase enzyme YjbQ, translated to MKSYREYLWFETRERVEFVNITPQVEEAVRKSGVREGLVLVNAMHITASVFINDDERGLHEDFRKFLEGLCPYAPTSRWRHNDTGEDNADAHLKRQLFGREVVVAITEGRLDFGPWEQIFYGEFDGRRRKRVLVKVIGE
- a CDS encoding MoaD/ThiS family protein: MKLTVRLFGPLAERAGLSQLEVSVDGSTVADVAAAVARKLPGLRLDRAVRYAVNTDYAELDAPVREGDVVSLIPPVGGG